In one window of Helianthus annuus cultivar XRQ/B chromosome 17, HanXRQr2.0-SUNRISE, whole genome shotgun sequence DNA:
- the LOC110925498 gene encoding ADP,ATP carrier protein 1, mitochondrial, with protein sequence MMDQAHHPSVSQKLSGSLLASSMTHFHACDNSLQQPDLYHRRVHRQNYTNAAFQYPLQPQTKLPHVVELSPVCVQAPSEKGLAGFLTDFLMGGVSAAVSKTAAAPIERIKLLIQNQDEMIKAGRLSEPYKGILDCSRRTVKDEGVVSLWRGNTANVIRYFPTQALNFAFKDYFKKLFDFRKDRDGYWKWFGGNLASGGAAGASSLFFVYSLDYARTRLANDAKAAKKGGGGREFNGLVDVYKKTLKTDGIAGLYRGFNISCVGIIVYRGLYFGLYDSIKPVLLTGKLQDSFLASFALGWAITNGAGLASYPIDTVRRRMMMTSGQAVKYKSSMDAFTQILKNEGPKSLFKGAGANILRAVAGAGVLSGYDKLQELVLGKKFGSGGA encoded by the exons ATGATGGATCAAGCACATCATCCAAGTGTTTCCCAGAAGCTATCAGGGAGTCTTCTTGCATCAAGCATGACCCATTTCCATGCATGTGACAACAGTTTGCAGCAACCAGATCTTTATCATAGGCGTGTTCACCGCCAAAACTACACGAATGCAGCGTTTCAGTACCCGTTGCAGCCACAAACCAAACTTCCCCATGTGGTTGAACTATCTCCTGTTTGTGTTCAAGCCCCGTCCGAAAAAGGTCTTGCAGGGTTCCTCACTGATTTCCTTATGGGCGGAGTGTCTGCAGCCGTGTCAAAAACAGCTGCAGCCCCGATTGAACGTATTAAGCTCTTGATCCAGAACCAAGATGAGATGATCAAAGCCGGTCGGTTGTCTGAACCCTACAAAGGAATCCTTGATTGTTCTCGTCGAACTGTAAAAGACGAAGGTGTTGTGTCATTGTGGCGAGGAAACACTGCGAATGTCATTCGTTACTTCCCTACACAG GCTTTGAACTTTGCATTCAAAGATTACTTCAAGAAGCTTTTCGACTTCAGGAAAGATAGAGATGGATACTGGAAATGGTTTGGGGGTAATTTAGCATCTGGAGGTGCTGCTGGTGCTTCGTCTCTCTTCTTTGTTTATTCACTGGATTACGCGAGAACGCGTTTGGCGAATGATGCTAAGGCTGCAAAGAAAGGTGGTGGAGGAAGGGAATTTAACGGTTTGGTTGATGTTTACAAGAAGACATTGAAAACTGATGGTATCGCTGGGCTTTATCGCGGGTTTAACATTTCCTGTGTTGGAATTATCGTTTATCGCGGTTTGTACTTTGGGCTATATGATTCTATAAAGCCCGTCCTTCTAACGGGAAAACTTCAG GATAGTTTCTTGGCGAGTTTTGCACTTGGTTGGGCGATCACCAATGGCGCTGGACTCGCATCTTATCCGATTGACACCGTAAGAAGAAGAATGATGATGACATCTGGTCAAGCGGTTAAGTACAAGAGTTCAATGGACGCGTTCACCCAGATCTTGAAAAACGAGGGGCCTAAGTCTCTTTTCAAGGGTGCGGGTGCCAACATTCTCCGAGCCGTTGCTGGTGCGGGTGTGCTCTCCGGTTATGACAAACTGCAGGAGCTCGTCCTTGGCAAGAAGTTTGGATCAGGTGGAGCTTAA